TCAGTCCCTCCTTTGCAGGTGGCGCGAGCGAGCCCCACGGAAGAAGGAAGAGTGTAACGGGCGCCCGCGGAGGCAGCAGCCCTAGGTGATGGGACGGGGTCTCAGGGCCCCCCCAGCGGGATTGTCTTTGGGTCTCCAGCGTTAGCCCAGGGGTGAGCGTGTCTGTGGACACCGGGCACCGGGGGAGGCCAGCAGTGCCAGTGAGTTCTTTCTGGCTGTTCGTAGAGGCCCATTCTTTCCAGACTCATGCTTCTGGCCAGCGTCTCTGTGCCCCTGTCCTCCACCCCAATCTGATGGGGGCCGGGCTCTGTGATGGAGGCTCGGCCACCCAGCCGCGCGGGGGTGTCAGGATGTAGCTGAGCCTTCAGTCAGGAAGGCTGAACCTCCCTGCTGGGGGAGGAGATGATTCCAGGAAGAGAAGCCTGAGAGGCAGAGGGGTtgctcctgggggaggggaaaagaggtgggggagggaaagggaggggcggGGCTCTGGTGACCAGGAtcaaggaaggaggggaaggaagagagagacccACACCTGCCCTGCCCATCTGAAGTGTAGCTGGTACAAATGCACCTGCTCCTCAAGGCCAAAGCCACCTGCTGGTGCCCAGAAACTGAATCTGGCACTCAGCCTGCACGGTGTTTTCAAAGAGTGGGAATTATTTGCGACATTTTCAGTTTGGGACAATTCAAATACAGAGTGTTGGATTTTCTCTGCAGTACCAGGCAGTGCTCCTTCACAGGCCTGTGGCTCCCCCTGCACGTCCCACCagctgtcccccaccccacctcccgtgGGCTGACTCCCCTCAGCGCTGGAGGGGAGGGGTACGGCCGGCGGATCCCCAAGGGAAGCGCTCTCAGGAGGCAGGAACAGCCCGAGCAAAAGCCCCGAGCCAGGGCTGTGGTGATTGGGGTTTATTCGTGTGTAACCCTTGACCGCTCAGGTGCCAGGATTCCCTGCTAAGCGTAGGGGAGACCGTGTCTCCAAAACAGGCCACCTGCCTTCACGGGGGTGGCCGTCTATTTGGATTCCACGTTACTGGAGTTTAGATTGTGAGCGTGCAGAGGTCCCTGGGGTCGGGGCGAGCAGACAGGTCGGGAGCGtgcccctccccttcctgggACCTCTAGGAGGAAGCTGTCCCACCCCTCGGTCTGCTCAAACGGAGACAGGGGCCCCCTGAGACTCCCGGGGATGTGACCTGGTCCTAGAACGGCCTGGAGGAAGAAGCCAGGGctccagaaacagaaaacaacaacccTTTCCCTCTATTCGGTTCCTCAAAGCCTGTTGCCCACGAGGCCCCGCCTTCCTTATTGCAGGCCCCGCCCCAAGCCAGGACGCTCCGCCCCGCTACAACTAGACCTGAGGAGGTAGCGTCAACTCAGGCGAGTTGCCGTGGCCCATTTATCCACCAGGTGGCGCTCCAAGACCGATGCTTAAAATTGCGCCGTGGTGGCTCTCAGGGTGCGCCCACTGTCCCGACCAGGAGGCGCTCCGGGACAGATGGTTAAAATCAAGGGGACGACGGCCCTTCTTGAGCACTAAAGGTGCGGGGGCACTGGTCCACTGCCTTGAAACTTCAAAGCTCCGCCTGTTTTTTGAACTTTCGGCCAGGCTGCCGCAGTTCTCAAAATAAGGTCCTGAAACCAGCTGCATCCACGTCTCCTGGGAACTTCTTAGGAATGCATGTTCTCGCCCCCCCTACCCCCACCAGCCCTACAGCCCTACCGAGTCAGGTCTAAGAAGCTCAGGCCAGGACTGCAGCCTCAGGACCCAGGTGACCTTCAGAACTCCCTCCAAGAATTCCCTTGTCTCCTGCCTGTATCGAGGTTGGGGCAGGgtcatttgctgtttttcccccAGTGAGGTTGGGTGAGGGGACACAAAACAACACAGAAATGTCCCCCAGCTCCCACAGCATATAGCAACCTGATGTCTCCCGATTATAAGGGCCAGTCACAGTATACTGCCCACTACCACACCACAACCCACCTTTTGCCCTGTTCCTATGGCAATGAAGTTTTTTCAGTGTGTCCAGGAGCCAAGCTGCCCCAGGAGATGTTTGTGGGCCTTGATCAAAACAGATTCCTGGGCCGCACAGCCTGCACCAGCAattcacagcaattcacaaagggCTCCAGAACCCGCGTTTTGGCCACGTTTCCCAGATGATGATTCTGTACTTGGTAGCCAAGATGTGACAAAGTATGTAAACTGCAGGCCCTGGACCCACCAAGCCTCCAGAACCCGGGAGTGTGGGGATGGCAAGCAAAGTGACTTAAACACAAGTCACCATCatggagggggggaggggaggggtcacAAGGGTATGACAAAATCACCCTGGGGCATTCTTCAGTTGCCGAATCCACAGCAGAGAAATAAGTTTGTAAACACTTTTATTTGCATGTTGACCTGCACCCTCTTTTTAAGTTCCAGGAGGCAAGCGAAAgggcaaagaaaaagaagaggaaggaatttctccctcacctctctcccTTTTTCAAGCTGAGCACCTAGAATTGCATATGAAGAAGTTAAAATCATGGGTGATGCGAACCCGAACCCGTTGTATGGGTTTTTTTATTTACATTCCTTGGGTTACTAGagagtctatattttaaaaatcaatgcatggggaattccctggtggtccagcggttaggattTGGTTCTTTCACTGccgggcccaggttcaatccctggtccaggaattaagatcccacaagccacgtgaaaaacaattaaatcaatGCATGAGAGACACAATTTTAACAAGAAAAGAGAGGGGTGTTAGATGGAGATGTGTGGGGCACTGCCAGGCCCTTGCTGTACCTCCATTTTCAAGTGTGTAGATAGCATCTCTGTCCAAGTGTCGGAGTTAGGGACACACCCTCAGTGGCCCATACTGTGGCAGGTGGCGAGGTCCTCCGTGGCCCCCTGCCCTCTCCTCACAGCTGGTCTTCCTGCTCTCCGTGCTCTGCCTCTGCTCTGGCCTCAGCCCTCAGGACCCTGAGGCTCCTAGCCCCGCCTGCCCTGGGGACTCTCTTGGGCAGGATGGGCAACCGGGGAGTGTGCCAGAAGGCTCTCCGGCGCTTTCGAAACCATGAAAAGCGTCCAGGGGTCTGGAACCTCACTGTCTTGACCTGTTTCCGGGTCCTAGATCCTGGGATGACCCCTAGGGCCCTCCCAGCAGCTGAGGATTCAACCCCCTGGACAGCTGGGGTCTCTGCCCTCTGATTATCTGCATCCTCTACCCTCTGGACAGCTGGGTCTTCCGCCCTCTGATTGTCCAGAGCCTCTGCCCCCTGGACAGCCATGGCCTCTGCCCTCTGATTATCCACAGCCTCTGCCCTCTGGACAGCTATGGCCCCTGCTCTTTGATTATCTACAGCCTCCACCCTCTGATTACCCACAGCCTCCACTCTCTGCTCATCTACAGCCTCTGCCCCCTGAGCTCTGGCTGCTGCTTCCTCTCTCCTGCGATGCCGGAATGAGGCCCAGTTGATCTTAGGCCTCCACCGTCTTGGGGGGCTCTCAGGCACCTGCCCATCTCCTGCATTTCCCACATTATCCCCCAGGCTGGCGCTGCGTGGCACTGATGCGCCATCCCTCTCCAACCTGGTAGAGGCCTGCCAGGCTTCGCCCACCCCTGGGCTGGACCTTGGTGCCCAGCCTTTCACCCTCTGCTTCAGCTTCCCCCAGGACACCTGGCTGACATACTCCCGCCACCTGTCCGCTTTGGACAGCTGGGGCACCGGGTTGTCCTCAAACATGGGCACTGGAAGGTTCACCCGGCGGCGGGCTGGCGGCATGCTGGGCTTCTTCTCCCCCCGCCGGAGGAAGGCCTCCACCAGTTCCTCATCATCCTCGCTCTCCAGGTCGCTCCCAAGGAATTTGCTGCCCAGGTAACTGACAGGCATTTTGCGCACCTTCCTGCCACGCCCCGTGCCTTTGTGGCCCTTGTCACCCTTGTCTCTGGAGGTCTCAAAGTCGCTGAACTCGCTGTCACTGGCGTTGCTGCTGTCGTAAGTGCCCACGACCAGCCGGGGAGGTGGGGTCACCATCTGCTGGACTCTCCTCATCCGGGGCCccttgggttttttggggggttggggTGGATGCGGGGTGCTCTTCTCAATGATGCGGGCCACATCCTCCAGGGTGCGGCCTTCCTCCTCCAGAAACTGGATCAGCCGCTCCCGAAATTCCGCCTCCTTGGTGGCGGGCTTGGAGATGACCCTCCAGACGCCTCCCGCCAGCCTGACTTCGCGGGGGATGAGCAAATAGTCCACGTCCTCCCCGATCTGCAGCATCCCCACTGTGGAGTCCTCCTCCCGCCGAAACACCTTGCCGATCTTCTTAAAGGTCCCCACAGGCTTCAAGGCTTCCACGAGGACGTCCAAATCCACATCTTTGCAGACGTCGGGGACGCTCCAGAGGATCAGGCAGTCGGGGGATGGGAGGAAGCCCCAGGGGAACCAGCCCCCCACATGGCTTTTCTCGAGGGTCTTTAAAATCTCCAGGGTGAAATCTGGGGTGGGGGCAATGAGCCCAAACTACTCGTAGCCCCGAGtcttgggggtgagggtggggtctCGGCAGCGCCGCCGGGAGAGTCTCACCTCCCAATTTCTCTGCCTGCAACGAGTCTGGTCTTGATCAAGTCCCGCTCCCCTCAAGGACTGGTGGGAATCAATTTCCAGGATGCTTACGTAAGCCGGGATGAGGTCAGTCCTGAGGCTCCAAGCCCACCGCAAGCTGCAAACGGGTGTCCCGGCTGCAGCTGCGATACAGGGGCTGCCCGGTGGCTCTTCCTGTTCCAGGGAAGTGCCTGGAACTTGGGAGAGAACTTCGCAGACAAAGAAGGCTCAGCCGTGGCTATTCAATATGGCCGAGGCGCTTGGAGGCCGCAGCCCAGCTCCCCAGGAGGGTCTCCCGCCCCTAGGCAGGCTGCCACCCCGGTCCAGGCTGACCTTGACGCACCTCCCGCCTCCCAGCCCGAGCGCTCAATGCCGAGGAGCGCGCGCGCGCAGGAAGCTCCTCCTCGCCTTCCCCCAGGATGAGGCCCACCTACCCCCTTCTCATCT
This genomic window from Mesoplodon densirostris isolate mMesDen1 chromosome 19, mMesDen1 primary haplotype, whole genome shotgun sequence contains:
- the CCDC8 gene encoding coiled-coil domain-containing protein 8 — protein: MLQIGEDVDYLLIPREVRLAGGVWRVISKPATKEAEFRERLIQFLEEEGRTLEDVARIIEKSTPHPPQPPKKPKGPRMRRVQQMVTPPPRLVVGTYDSSNASDSEFSDFETSRDKGDKGHKGTGRGRKVRKMPVSYLGSKFLGSDLESEDDEELVEAFLRRGEKKPSMPPARRRVNLPVPMFEDNPVPQLSKADRWREYVSQVSWGKLKQRVKGWAPRSSPGVGEAWQASTRLERDGASVPRSASLGDNVGNAGDGQVPESPPRRWRPKINWASFRHRRREEAAARAQGAEAVDEQRVEAVGNQRVEAVDNQRAGAIAVQRAEAVDNQRAEAMAVQGAEALDNQRAEDPAVQRVEDADNQRAETPAVQGVESSAAGRALGVIPGSRTRKQVKTVRFQTPGRFSWFRKRRRAFWHTPRLPILPKRVPRAGGARSLRVLRAEARAEAEHGEQEDQL